In Malaclemys terrapin pileata isolate rMalTer1 chromosome 14, rMalTer1.hap1, whole genome shotgun sequence, the genomic stretch acagttcgctgtcccgggccaatgggggcggcaagaagcggcgcgggtgagcgatgtgctggctgcagcttctcgccacccccattggcccgggacggtgaaccgcagccagtgggggccgcaagcggccgaacctgccgcgtcagcaggtaaataaaactggcccggcccactagggtgattaccctggcgagctgtgtgccgaacgttgccgacccctggattagagtatggaacggcttccgtatgaggagagattaataagactgggacttttcagcttggaaaagagaccgcTAATGGgagatatgatcgaggtctataaaattatgagtggtgtagagaaagtggataaggaaatgtTGATTACTACTACTTATAACAagagaactagaggtcaccaaatgaaaataatagacAGCATATTTAaaccaaataaaaggaagtatttcttcacacaaagcagtcaacctgtggaatttcttgccagaggatgttgtgaaggccaaaaccataacaggattcaaaaaagaactaaataaattcgtggaggataggtccatcaatagctattagccaggatgggcaggaagggTGTccaagctgggaatgagcgacaggggatggaacacatgatgattacctgttcattccctctagggcacctggcactaGCCCCTGTCaggagacaggttactgggctagatggacctttggtctgacccagtagggcctttCTTATGTAACGTTTACTGTTTTGTGCTTGACAAAAAGTTCTTTGAGAATTAAATGGATATTTCAAGAGATTGACAGCTGACATTTAAAAATGGTGCAGGTTCTGTCAGAGACAGATGTTAATTTAAAACCTGAAAGGAGCAATTATATGCAAagtgaaacaaatatttaattcagACTGTTTGCTGATGAATTCCAGATACTATGGTGAATGATCTAGTCACCAAAGGTtgaaattccacaggttgactgctttgtgtgaagaaatacttccttttatttggttTAAATATGCTATCTATTATTTTCATTGATTATGCAAGAACCTAAAAGAGTTAAAGGTTAAAAGTGTGTTTTTATGGGCACTTTACATAGTATAAAAGTTCAACAACTTTTAGAAAACTCAAGTGAAAGGATTCCTCAATCACACTCACTCCATCCAGcctactcctccctcccagacaaTGTTGCACTTTgaaatttgaaggaaaaaaaggaaagatatATTTCCATTTCCTATTCAAGCAATCAATTTCTAGAAATCTACTGTTATTTTCACATGTTATTCAGAGAGCTTTCCATTCTGAGACAATGTAACATAGCTCATTACCACTCACTACACTGACTCCCATCTTCTACCCCTCTCTACATATAATCCATGCCCAAGTCAAATGAATTCAAAACACATTCCAAAAAATTTAAACTCTGCTTTGTTTAACTCATGAAAACAGCTGTGTATTATCGTGGCCTAGGCTGTAGCGGCAGATAATTAGAAGGGTTTGGGGAGAGTTATGATTAAGTGTACTCTGAACACAAGTCTCCTTTCCTCAGAAATAAggcattttaaacttttttcaaagTTACCATCACTTCTAGTTAGAACCTAAAGTAGGATCAGTATATAAGTCAGGCTTCATTTTGGCAAGAGACAACTGCTCATAGAAATTGAGTTCCATGAGGTACAACTTACTTCTATCCACGTATCTTTCCACAGTGGATATGGAAAACATGCATTTATTTTCAAACATTAGGATGTCAAACCAGAAAGATCTTTTTTTCTAATTGAAACTGAAAATTAGTGGGCCTGTCACATTTGCTGTGTTTGCTACGGTCTTCAATTTTTCACAATTGGAGAGGGCATACTTTTAATTTAGGACCTTAATAGTAACATCCCATTACAAGCAGTCAATGGGGGTTTGGTATGTGGTGCTCATTATTTAATACTGAAACTTTTATAGAAAGCATTAGAAATAATGACAGGAAGGTTTGCATTAAAAACGGATTTCTCATCAATTACAAAGTATGCCTAGACTACTCTTTAATGAAACAATTCTGAAATACTTTTGCTCGGGTTTTAAATGAGTGTGAGGATATTTAAGAGTAGTACTAAGCTACATGCATTTTCACCACTCACGAGCATTTCTAACATTCCTTTCAATAGGGTCCATGCCTCACTGTTAGTCATAGCTGCTGCCAGAAGTAAGAACTTCAAGTTGGTAGCTGCCAACTTGTTCAGCAGACATTTACACTTGTTCCTTTAACGTCCAATTTACAACCTTTCAGAAAAGGATCTTTCAAGAGACTGAACAGCATCActaagataaaaataaattgtttaacCATTAGCAGCATTATCTAACACTTGATCAAGTTTATGCTTTTTTCAATGTATTGGGGCTTTAGATTTTgtcagatttccccccccactcCATGCACTAAATTACTTCCAAACACTATAGTTACCAGCAAGCTTTAGTTTGAACACCAGAAATTTAATGAAAAAACACAAAGCAACTTGTATTCCATTCTTCAGTTTCATGCTGCTAATGCTTAGTTTATGGGAAACTAGCATGAGTAATGCTGAAAGCCTCCCAGAATTTTCAGCATTGCATTTGCAGTAGAAACTGCtcactgacattttgaaaaacatGTGCAACGACGAACTGAAAAGCTGTTCTACATCTCTTCCTCTCTGCAATATGTGGAGGGGGAATATCAGTTTCCAGAGGTAGTCATTCAAAATATTTGGGAAAAAACACAATATGAATagtccctgttttcagttgcattAACAGCTTCATTCTCTGGATGTTCACATTTCTGTATCCAAGAAGAGACTTAGTTCGCAGGGAAGCAGTTGGTGGTAACAGAAGATATCCTTACTTTCTTAACTCCCCCACAGCCCCGTGTTTTCTGCTTTGAAACAGCTATCGTTACCACACTGATACAACAAATACACATAAAACCAGCTGTCTGGGacagcatttttatttaaaaattgatatACAGAGACATAGCAGCATTTACGTAAagggtttttaaaaagtcatcaaGTTGTAAGCCAACAGCTTGTAAAGAGGCTCTAAAATGTAGTCTTCCACAGCATTCTCAAGCCTATTTGCCCCCACAAGGTGAAATGACCCCGGGATAtccaaagacagacagacagacgcacACACACAGTTGCAGTTTTTAACTTCAAGCCTTTTTTTTGAACAGTTGGTCACATCAAGTATCACCTTCCTTAGCAGCATTTGGAGCACTCTTCGGTGTTCTTTTAAGTGGCTGGTGTACTTgatccatttatttaaaatatcaataGTTAATAAAAACTTTTTCATATAGAAGATTCTTCTGTCACAAAAAAATGCAAGTTTCCTTTTTAGAATCCATAAAAGCTTATAAACTTCACTGGCAGCATTTCCATAATGGAGCAGGATTCAGAACCAGCAAAAACAGGCACTTCAGCTAAATTGTCTCTGATGTAGACAGTTTGCAGTCATATCAGCTTCAGCCCAGTGGACTGTTTCTTACTACTCTGTGGTGGTGTGAGGACACCACTGGGTAAAGGAGAAGTCCTATTTTGCTCAGCCAACGTGGCCTGTTTTGCTTGAGCTTTGTCCTGAACAAGTAAAAAAGGTAATGTTTAAGTTAGTGTGTTACAAAATCAACTTTGATATTCCAGCCATGCATATTAATAAAAGATGCAAAAGACTTGAGGTATTACTTAAATGCCCATTATGTTTCCAAAGCTATCATTTACATATTTAAACCTCTCTAGTTTGTTTTCACCAACCTATTATCCCTGACACCATACCACTGAAATTTCTTCAAAGCTAAGACTGCCTCTGAACAACCAGCTGATAGCAGAGTAAGTCTGAAAGTAACGCAGCAGTGCTAATTCTTCAATTTAGGTTATTTTCAAGTGTGCAGCTTTGCCTTAAAAGTATTACCAATGTGAGTCCAGAGTACAATATCTACATTCTACTTGAATTATATTTTTGACCTACCAAACAACTTTACTGTAATAAGATGCTTGTATTATATCGCTAGTCAGACACTGTAAATCATGATAAATCAAAGTTAGCAGCATTTTGAATTCCCTTCATCGATATTAGATATAGACCTTACAAGTATATAAGAAAGCAGAATTTCAGTTGCTACTAAGCTTTAGAGGTGTTTTTATAATCTActacattttaaatcaaaatcattttaatataaaagaatTTGTGAATAAAAGTTAACTCCAGTTTATGATACATGGAGCTGTAATTGCATCAAGCAAATATATTCTGACCCTTAAAACATTATTGCTTGACTTATTCAACTAGTCAATTGCTAGCAAACCTTGGGACCATAAGATATTGATCTTACTGGCCTATAGTGAGAATTTAGTCACTGGTGGaggaaaaaagcatttaaaaataaaccaaaagctGTCACCCAAATTGGGGACACATTTTCTTTCCTAAAATTAGACTATTCTATCTTTCCAAACATAATGAGGAAACTCCATGCTCTATAATCCTTGTGAAGCATCCCAAAGTTGATACCAAGTTAGGGGAAAATCAAGCTAGAggggttttgtttatttctttgacAAGTATCTGCAAGATGGTAGTATGTTTCTGACATAATCTATACAAATAAGTATCAAGTGCTCAGTGTATTATGCCATCACCAAGAGCCCACAACCTAAAGAGTGGCCCTTTTGTGCTAGGCATGGCACAACAGAGGACAGTCTCTGCCCAAAAGAACTTGCAACTTAAGCTCAAGTTTGTCATCAGCAGCACTCTTAAGTATAAGTCCTTAAATATATATTGTGTATCACTTCTTAAAGGCATTTAGTTTCTGAATTTGCTCTATCAGgtcacaaatttaaaaaaagccttgAAATTCCTACACTCTACAAGAGAATATAGTTTTTGCCTCTAGAGATTACAaagtgaagatttaaaaaaagcataCCAGCAAATCCAAGCTGTTTATATGTGTTTGTATATTGTGCAAATCTTCAGAAGCTATGCCTCTGAAGTGTTTGAGTTTGGAGCTTCCTGCTTCCCTGATAGCGATAGCAAATGGAACCATCCATTTTACACACTCTTCTATGTCATACCATTCATAACCTGGAAGGTAAAGATACTTTGGTGAGCCTTAGGTTAACCTACTTGTCAGACAAACATTTGCAACTAGAAAGCGTTAATTACCCGAAACCTTCTGCATCAGTTCAGATGAGGAGAAGTGGTACAAAGCAGAAGCGGCAAGTATTCCATATGTATATTCCAAGCAGCCAATATCGAGCACACAGAGATCCAAAAGCTACACAGGGAGAAGACAATCTCATATTACAAATGACAAGTCTTAGCATGAGATGCATGGTGTTTGGGGATGAAATCACCCTTACCTCTGCTATCTGTACAAAGATTTGCTGGGGATATTGTGGCAGCAACACCTCATAAAGCTCATTTAGATATGCAACTTGCATGTAAATATTTAGCCATGATACAACTGTCAGTGGATTTAAGTTCCAATTAAGAGCCTAAAAAAGATACATATAAAGTTAACGAAAATGTTAATATATGTAGCTTACTCTTTACATCATTACCTAGTGTTGGTGGGAGACTGCATTCCCATCTATGGTAGCAGTCCAAAGAAAACACTGTTCTTTTTCCTAGTGAAACTGAACTTCCCCATGTAAAAAACCTAACCAAACCATCTTATTTGTAACATTTGAGAAGTATGCATTTACTCCATCTTATAGGGCACTAGTTTTAACTACAGGAAAATATTACTCTACCAGAATATTACAACACTAATTGTAGCTCTCTGCTGTAGTCCACCACACAATGTTTTGGTCCTTACAGAAATGTAAACAATACTATTTTATTACTACCTTCATAATGATCAATTCCATGCTGAGGATTTCATCTTCTGCACAAGCTCCATCTGTAACATAAgcaaactggtgcaactttggtGGATAGATTTCCTGAAAGATAAAAGATCAAAAATATAATTCAAGTAGTTATTCCACCACCTCACAAATTCCACGTGtaaaaaaactgaacatttcaaGTTGTTTAAAACTAAAATCTCATGGGAGCCCAAGTGTTCGTTGACGCTCATGAATCATGGTAGTGATAAAAAATGGCTTTGCAAATAGCAAATTTCTTGTTCATAGTCTTCATTTTCCATAATCAGTACAAGTGCAAAATAGAATTTGGCTGCAAGGGATACAATACATGCTCTTATAGTTCATAAGAAGATCTTCATGTCAGTTATTCCACCACCTCAAATTCACCTCTGCATACTCCTACTGCATACATGGAGAGATAACACCTGCATATcccaaaaaatgttttattaaaagctGAATATTGTGCCACCACATTTTCTAGGGGCCAGGTTCCAATCTTagcctgggggagggtggggggctatTTTTGTGTCACATTACAAGAGGATTAGCCCTCTAAAAGAAATATTATTAGGAACAACATGGCCAATGAGCTATTCTAATTTCCGAAATGTAGGATTATAAACCTGGTGTCCAATGCAGATGTGGTATGAGGATGTACCTCTAGAGGTTATAGGATATATCTATCCTAAATCTGGCTTGCTaaaagaggcagtggggggcgGAAGAAACAGACATTAGCCCCAGTTTAGCTCAACAATTTAAATGCTCTTTTAACATATGTTTTTTCAGATAAGTTGACTTCCCCAACCCTTCCACTCAATTGAGCTTTACCTTACtcgcacttaaaaaaaaaaaaaaaaatctgatgaggccTTATGATTTAGAAACAGAGCAAGGATGTGTGCCAAAGAATACCTTAAAGAATCAAACACATTCCAAAGATTTCTATTCATCTTCACCTTTAAGAGTTAAAACCAGGGaaagacatttattttaatagtcGAGTTATTCAAACAATTGAGGGATAACTCCTGAGTTAGGTCATCTAGTTCCAATGTCAGTTATGCTCTTTATTGGTAGAGTACTTAGAAGTGGTCTCTGGATACGGAGGCCAACCTTAAAATCCAAGGTAACTAACTTGACCTCAGTTTCTGTATTTCCTATGAGTACAAATGAATGGCAGATTCTGATGTAACCTTATATAGAGTAAAATGGGTTAGAGGGGGAATTGTAGCAAGAGTTGAGTCTTCTTTCTTCCCACAAACCCCTCCAAAAATTATTTTCCCCTTAATGACTGCCATAAAGCAAAGATGCGCCCAGCACACAACAGAAGCAAGCATTTCCTTGCCACTCATGTTTAGGCAGAAGCTAAAGACTTACCTCAAGCTTTGCAGCTATGAATAAAGATGAGATGCCAATAAGCTGCAACAGTGTTTTTACAACATTTTGTTGTGTTGCCATAAACCGATCAAAGAAATCTTGTGCCAAGTAAAAAGTCTCTCTGTGAAGTTTGTAGACCTCACAAACCTGCAAGAGATAAACGGTAATGCATATTCATAAGGAAAACACACAGTACATAGAAGTCCTTTTAGGTATCAAAACAATTCATGTACCTGCAATGGGGGTTCTGTCTCAAACAGTGTATAACATTTAATAAGACAAATCTAGGGATATTTTTCATACAGTAGCTTTTAATATATAAAGAGAGCTGAAATCAAATATGGGGTAAGAAGAGTGGtggcatgtccacactacagccCTAAGATGACCTATGGTAGGTCAACTTGCAGCCGCCGCAGTGATGTCTTTCCATGGGACATCTGTGACCCTTCAATTCTAATAATTACTGCAGTGACTGATGCCAACTTAAGAGGAGCAGCATGAGGGGCTTAGAGACA encodes the following:
- the CCNE1 gene encoding G1/S-specific cyclin-E1; the protein is MRRESDYVDEKVPSKGEGAADLAMRARKRKADVATFLQDPDEEIAKMEMNKKKQYESQPSWNKDVQKSPHMLIPTPDKDEPVNIGFSHFVHLRLSPARTSPLPILGWANRDDVWKNMLNKEQTYVRDQHYMQKHPLLQPKMRTILLDWLMEVCEVYKLHRETFYLAQDFFDRFMATQQNVVKTLLQLIGISSLFIAAKLEEIYPPKLHQFAYVTDGACAEDEILSMELIIMKALNWNLNPLTVVSWLNIYMQVAYLNELYEVLLPQYPQQIFVQIAELLDLCVLDIGCLEYTYGILAASALYHFSSSELMQKVSGYEWYDIEECVKWMVPFAIAIREAGSSKLKHFRGIASEDLHNIQTHINSLDLLDKAQAKQATLAEQNRTSPLPSGVLTPPQSSKKQSTGLKLI